In Mycobacterium sp. JS623, one genomic interval encodes:
- a CDS encoding APC family permease: MSYVRPIRSSSPVSGLQRGQLSFAQVLGQSVSAVAPSAVMVTLPALVIPAAGRWTLGVFVVTALLMAAVGYCVGQFATRMVAVSGLYSYTVKGLGPGAGIAAGWSLVIGYAAAAMASSVGAANYLAALLNRLGVPSGAVTITVLALVVGAVALTLMIRGIRLSARISLTVEVFAIVVAAAVLVIAFGGSIAGGRAPPEVSDGQSHSALGFALLLAITSFVGFESAGTVAREARRPFVTVPRAIRWTPIALGVLYVFAAAMQSTQTIRAGIGSVPIVLTLPASAGAGSTALSIAMELGITASWFACIIGSTTALSRTLFAMGREGVVPEAVGSTNRRYHTPHVALLLAMPVIVVVPLVYLWVTGSSREVLIGLLAVSAHGYVGAYLLVCLATPVFLRRIGELTRLPLVIGVATAAVMIAIIVWAALTLESPVWIATAVYAGLLAAGFALYAFRLRRVPGLTERVGVFDETVEGDLLADYNPWKVRR; the protein is encoded by the coding sequence ATGAGCTACGTGCGACCGATCAGAAGCAGCTCACCGGTCTCCGGCCTGCAGCGAGGACAGCTGTCCTTCGCGCAGGTCTTGGGTCAGTCGGTGTCCGCGGTCGCGCCGTCGGCGGTGATGGTGACGCTGCCGGCACTCGTGATTCCGGCGGCGGGCCGGTGGACTCTTGGCGTATTCGTCGTCACGGCGCTCCTGATGGCCGCTGTCGGCTACTGCGTCGGCCAGTTCGCCACTCGGATGGTCGCGGTCAGCGGGCTCTACAGCTACACGGTCAAGGGCCTCGGCCCGGGAGCCGGGATCGCCGCCGGGTGGTCGCTGGTGATCGGGTACGCGGCGGCGGCAATGGCAAGTTCGGTCGGTGCCGCGAATTACCTTGCGGCACTGTTGAATCGCCTCGGAGTGCCGAGCGGTGCGGTGACGATCACGGTGCTTGCACTTGTCGTCGGCGCGGTCGCGCTGACGTTGATGATCAGAGGTATCCGGTTGTCCGCCAGGATCTCGCTGACTGTGGAGGTGTTCGCGATCGTGGTCGCGGCCGCGGTGTTGGTGATCGCCTTCGGCGGCTCGATCGCTGGTGGCCGCGCGCCGCCCGAAGTCTCCGACGGGCAGTCGCATTCGGCGCTGGGCTTCGCGCTGCTGCTCGCGATCACGTCGTTCGTCGGCTTCGAAAGCGCGGGGACCGTCGCACGTGAGGCCCGCAGACCGTTCGTTACCGTGCCGCGCGCGATTCGGTGGACGCCGATCGCGCTCGGCGTGCTCTACGTCTTCGCCGCAGCCATGCAGTCGACCCAAACCATCAGGGCCGGCATCGGTTCCGTGCCGATAGTGCTCACCTTGCCCGCCAGCGCGGGTGCGGGCTCGACGGCGCTGTCCATCGCGATGGAGCTCGGCATCACGGCGTCGTGGTTCGCCTGCATCATCGGTTCCACGACAGCGCTGTCGCGCACCCTGTTCGCGATGGGACGCGAGGGGGTGGTGCCCGAGGCCGTCGGAAGTACCAATCGTCGCTACCACACACCACATGTCGCGCTGCTGCTCGCAATGCCGGTCATCGTGGTGGTGCCGCTGGTGTACCTGTGGGTGACCGGTTCCAGCCGCGAAGTGCTGATCGGGCTGCTCGCGGTGTCGGCCCATGGGTATGTCGGCGCGTACCTGTTGGTGTGCCTGGCGACACCGGTGTTCCTGCGCCGGATCGGAGAATTGACCAGGCTGCCGTTGGTGATCGGTGTGGCAACCGCGGCGGTGATGATCGCGATAATCGTTTGGGCCGCACTGACATTGGAGTCGCCGGTGTGGATCGCGACTGCGGTGTATGCCGGGCTGCTTGCGGCGGGCTTCGCGCTGTACGCGTTCCGGCTGCGGCGGGTGCCAGGGTTGACCGAACGCGTCGGGGTGTTCGACGAGACCGTCGAGGGTGACCTGCTGGCGGACTACAACCCGTGGAAGGTACGGCGATGA
- a CDS encoding IclR family transcriptional regulator yields MSPADGTLSGRQPKAVQSALRVLEEVARAGVGVTAKEIAENLSMPSATAYRLLNLLVAEGYIVRLPDLSGFSLGHRMGVLIDAAVAPTVCTAAREVLSEVRLSVRFGVHLFYFTNTAVRAADLDSEFPPPVGEAVLNRNLHRSAVGRLLLAEKQHLDGLVPVSEELLATLDAVRQQGFATQTGELREDCACVAVPVRAPSGALVAALGMSGRADQDLLLTKQVPALTECAALLSPLLA; encoded by the coding sequence ATGAGCCCGGCCGACGGGACGCTGTCGGGGCGACAGCCGAAGGCGGTGCAGAGCGCGCTGCGAGTGCTCGAGGAGGTGGCGCGGGCAGGCGTCGGTGTGACGGCCAAGGAGATCGCCGAGAACCTGTCGATGCCGTCGGCGACCGCGTATCGATTGCTGAATCTGCTTGTGGCCGAGGGGTATATCGTCCGGCTGCCCGATCTGTCCGGGTTCTCACTGGGGCATCGGATGGGCGTGTTGATCGACGCGGCGGTCGCGCCGACGGTGTGCACGGCAGCGCGCGAGGTGCTCTCGGAGGTTCGGTTGTCGGTGCGCTTCGGTGTGCACCTGTTTTACTTCACCAACACCGCGGTGCGGGCTGCCGATCTGGACAGCGAATTTCCGCCGCCGGTCGGCGAGGCGGTGCTGAACAGGAATCTGCATCGTTCCGCTGTCGGCCGGCTGCTGTTGGCCGAGAAGCAACACCTCGACGGGTTGGTTCCGGTCAGTGAGGAACTACTCGCGACGCTCGACGCCGTCCGGCAGCAGGGTTTCGCGACGCAGACCGGCGAGCTTCGCGAGGACTGTGCGTGCGTCGCTGTGCCGGTCCGGGCGCCGTCGGGCGCGCTGGTCGCGGCGTTGGGTATGTCGGGCCGGGCGGACCAGGATCTATTGCTGACCAAGCAAGTACCAGCGCTGACGGAGTGCGCGGCTCTCCTGAGCCCCCTGCTGGCCTAG
- a CDS encoding AMP-binding protein, protein MKSYDAGPTDIPILEETIGDNFERTVAAHPDVEALVEVASGRRWTYSELNDEINVVARALMALGIEPGERVGIWSPNCAEWTIVQYATAKIGAILVNINPAYRTHELAYVLNQSGVRTLISATAFKTSDYMAMVDEVRADSHVLREVLFLGTPDWEKLRSGAERVTATELRTRSACLDNHEPINIQYTSGTTGFPKGATLSHRNILNNGYFTTELIGLGPGDRLCIPVPFYHCFGMVMGNLGCTSHGATMVIPAPGFDPAVTLATIEKECCTGVYGVPTMFIAMQNYPDFANTDLSSLRTGIMAGSVCPIEVMKHCVNDMNMSEVAIAYGMTETSPVSCQTRIEDDLERRTASVGRAHPHIEVKVVDPDTGDIVERGQPGEFCTRGYSLMLGYWNDNEKTREAIDAEGWMHTGDLAVMREDGYCNIVGRIKDMVIRGGENVYPREIEEFLYTHPDIEDAQVIGVPDEKYGEELCAWIRMKPGRPALDADAIKAFANGKLAHYKIPRYVHVVDDFPMTVTGKVRKVEMREESVRILGL, encoded by the coding sequence ATGAAGTCCTACGACGCGGGCCCGACCGACATTCCGATTCTCGAGGAGACGATCGGGGACAACTTCGAGCGCACCGTTGCCGCGCACCCCGATGTGGAGGCACTCGTCGAGGTCGCATCGGGCCGCCGGTGGACATATAGCGAGCTCAACGACGAAATCAACGTGGTAGCAAGAGCTCTCATGGCCCTGGGCATCGAGCCGGGCGAGAGGGTGGGAATCTGGTCGCCCAACTGCGCGGAGTGGACCATCGTCCAATACGCGACGGCGAAGATCGGTGCGATCTTGGTCAACATCAATCCTGCCTACCGCACGCATGAACTGGCCTATGTGCTGAATCAGTCGGGTGTGCGCACGCTGATCTCCGCGACGGCGTTCAAGACTTCGGATTACATGGCCATGGTTGACGAGGTGCGCGCCGACTCCCATGTCCTCAGAGAGGTCCTCTTTCTGGGCACCCCCGACTGGGAGAAGCTGCGCAGCGGTGCCGAGCGCGTGACCGCGACAGAGCTGCGTACCCGTTCCGCCTGCCTGGACAACCACGAGCCAATCAATATCCAGTACACTTCGGGCACAACGGGTTTCCCGAAGGGTGCGACGCTGTCGCACCGCAATATTCTGAACAATGGATACTTCACCACCGAGCTGATCGGGCTGGGGCCGGGCGATCGTCTCTGTATTCCGGTGCCGTTCTACCACTGCTTCGGCATGGTGATGGGAAACCTGGGCTGCACGAGTCACGGTGCCACCATGGTGATTCCCGCACCGGGGTTCGACCCGGCGGTAACGCTTGCGACGATCGAAAAGGAGTGCTGCACAGGCGTTTACGGGGTGCCGACGATGTTCATCGCCATGCAGAATTACCCCGACTTCGCGAACACCGATCTGTCGTCGTTGCGCACCGGAATCATGGCGGGATCGGTGTGCCCGATCGAGGTGATGAAGCACTGTGTCAACGACATGAACATGTCGGAGGTTGCCATCGCCTACGGCATGACGGAGACGTCGCCGGTGAGTTGCCAGACCCGCATCGAGGACGACCTGGAGCGGCGGACCGCATCCGTGGGCCGCGCACATCCCCATATCGAGGTCAAGGTCGTGGATCCGGACACGGGCGACATTGTCGAGCGTGGTCAGCCGGGCGAGTTCTGCACGCGGGGCTACTCGCTGATGCTGGGCTACTGGAACGACAATGAGAAGACGCGTGAGGCGATCGACGCCGAGGGCTGGATGCACACCGGCGACCTCGCGGTGATGCGAGAAGACGGCTACTGCAACATCGTTGGCCGCATCAAGGACATGGTGATCCGCGGCGGCGAGAACGTCTACCCCCGTGAAATCGAGGAGTTCCTCTACACGCACCCCGACATCGAAGATGCTCAGGTGATCGGTGTTCCCGACGAGAAGTACGGCGAGGAGCTTTGTGCGTGGATCCGGATGAAGCCGGGCCGGCCCGCACTGGACGCCGACGCCATCAAGGCCTTTGCGAACGGCAAGCTGGCTCACTACAAGATTCCGCGCTACGTACACGTCGTCGACGACTTCCCGATGACCGTCACCGGCAAGGTGCGCAAGGTCGAGATGCGCGAGGAGAGCGTTAGGATCCTCGGCCTCTAG